A genomic segment from uncultured Desulfuromonas sp. encodes:
- a CDS encoding class I SAM-dependent methyltransferase: MLTKNLAAAAAFKPESLELPDAWVGHLPFAAWLVREYRPTIFVELGTHSGNSYFAFCQSVKAADLETKCYAVDTWQGDEHAGNYGDDIFSAVHQINQEKYAAFSRLLRMTFDEAVGSFSDGTIDLLHIDGLHTYEAVRHDFETWLPKLAPGALVLLHDSNVRERGFGVWKFWEELKERYPYHLEFNHSHGLGVVQIDPPGRQRVHPFFNPAQHQEIVAYFSALGAQQLDRFELLRTKAQNEELKQLVAERDGQNDVLNHAVAERDGWIRGLHDGIEERDTTIRSLYDVINGRDEQLHVLQQVAEEKDLQLVEKNQQIDAINQQVNAIYQSRSWRMTRPLRALGRIKNSLIGSFPVRFSRNALLSFRAGVRRYGFVGFVRRFPYYLRHCGRYLALFGACAPSSGALSDLESIQCEPVRLLPDLTGDCEPINNSISVVIPTLNAGPEFRSLLQKLRQQKGVGDVEIIVVDSGSRDDTVDLARHYNCRVIEILPEDFSHSYARNLGADSATSDYLLFMVQDAYPIGQYWLHGLVSYLQEHAEEKLAAVSCSEYSRSDSDMMYDSMIHTHYQFLGCLDRDRIGSYQGESHMSLRAQGQLSDVSCLIGRELFGTYRYRGDYAEDLDLGIRLIRDDYRVAMLSSVKVIHSHNRPAYYYLKRSFVDVVFLVGMFDDFDFPRVTSFEGVIAGIVSTAAHVSAWLTEVSGRTDGNFPLTDQADRWRTELTTLILDQPCHLGNAPLDDYIEILRGRYLSSTHSVEKKATEQALRFVDSFLARLDHFNGFVSSVYQAGDKHLQKETLGAVVKIFAATAGAELAYLYLDRKQRGSEQELAAAQTIYQELKVGV; the protein is encoded by the coding sequence ATGTTAACGAAAAATCTGGCTGCCGCCGCCGCGTTCAAACCGGAGTCGTTAGAACTCCCCGATGCCTGGGTTGGCCATCTGCCTTTTGCCGCCTGGCTGGTACGTGAATACCGCCCGACGATATTTGTTGAACTGGGAACCCATTCGGGGAATTCCTATTTTGCGTTTTGTCAATCGGTTAAGGCCGCTGATCTGGAAACAAAATGCTATGCGGTCGATACCTGGCAGGGTGATGAACATGCCGGAAACTACGGCGATGATATTTTTTCTGCGGTTCATCAGATTAATCAGGAAAAATATGCGGCGTTTTCCCGTTTGTTGCGCATGACGTTTGATGAGGCCGTCGGGTCCTTTTCCGATGGCACGATTGATCTGTTGCATATTGATGGGTTGCATACCTACGAAGCTGTCCGTCATGACTTTGAAACCTGGCTGCCGAAACTGGCCCCTGGTGCTCTGGTGTTGCTGCATGACAGCAATGTGCGTGAGCGGGGTTTTGGTGTCTGGAAGTTTTGGGAAGAGCTGAAAGAACGCTATCCGTATCATCTGGAGTTCAATCATTCCCACGGGCTGGGGGTCGTGCAGATTGACCCACCTGGCCGGCAACGGGTCCATCCTTTTTTCAATCCTGCTCAACATCAGGAAATCGTGGCCTATTTCAGTGCTCTCGGAGCTCAACAGCTTGATCGTTTTGAACTGCTGCGCACAAAAGCACAAAACGAAGAGCTTAAGCAGCTGGTTGCCGAGCGAGACGGCCAGAACGATGTGCTCAATCACGCTGTTGCTGAGCGCGATGGCTGGATCAGAGGACTTCATGATGGCATCGAGGAACGTGATACAACGATTCGTAGTCTTTATGACGTGATCAATGGGCGTGATGAGCAACTGCATGTCTTGCAACAGGTTGCAGAAGAAAAAGATCTCCAGCTAGTTGAAAAAAATCAACAGATCGATGCCATAAATCAGCAAGTTAATGCCATTTACCAGTCCCGTTCGTGGCGGATGACCCGGCCGTTACGTGCTCTTGGACGGATAAAAAATAGCCTCATTGGCTCATTCCCAGTACGTTTTTCGCGTAATGCGTTGCTGTCGTTTCGGGCGGGTGTTCGCCGCTATGGGTTTGTCGGTTTTGTGCGCCGGTTCCCGTATTATTTGCGCCATTGTGGACGTTATCTTGCGTTGTTTGGAGCCTGTGCACCTTCATCAGGTGCCTTGTCTGACCTTGAAAGTATCCAATGTGAGCCGGTTCGCCTGCTTCCGGATCTGACTGGAGACTGTGAACCGATCAATAACTCGATTTCCGTGGTTATCCCCACACTGAATGCCGGTCCTGAATTTCGTTCTTTGTTGCAGAAACTGCGGCAGCAAAAAGGGGTTGGTGACGTTGAGATTATTGTCGTTGATTCTGGCTCGCGTGATGACACCGTTGATCTGGCTCGCCACTACAATTGCCGTGTGATTGAAATCCTGCCGGAAGATTTTTCTCACAGTTATGCCCGTAATCTTGGTGCGGATTCAGCGACATCTGACTATCTGCTGTTTATGGTTCAGGATGCCTATCCCATTGGTCAATACTGGTTACATGGCCTGGTGAGCTATCTTCAGGAACATGCCGAAGAGAAGCTGGCTGCGGTCTCCTGTTCGGAATACAGCCGCAGCGACAGTGACATGATGTACGATTCCATGATCCACACCCATTATCAATTCCTCGGCTGTCTGGACCGCGACAGAATCGGATCGTACCAGGGCGAAAGCCATATGTCGTTGCGGGCCCAGGGACAATTGAGCGATGTGTCGTGTTTGATCGGCAGAGAATTGTTTGGCACATACCGTTATCGCGGTGATTATGCTGAAGATCTGGACCTTGGCATCCGGTTGATCCGTGATGACTACCGCGTCGCCATGTTGTCTTCCGTTAAGGTCATTCACTCGCATAATCGACCGGCGTACTATTACCTTAAACGCTCCTTTGTCGATGTCGTCTTTCTGGTGGGCATGTTCGACGATTTCGACTTTCCCCGGGTCACCAGTTTTGAGGGTGTGATTGCCGGTATCGTTTCAACCGCCGCCCATGTGTCGGCGTGGTTGACAGAGGTTTCCGGGCGCACGGATGGCAATTTTCCGCTTACGGATCAAGCGGATCGGTGGCGAACGGAGTTGACAACCCTCATCCTTGATCAGCCCTGTCATCTTGGCAATGCGCCGCTGGATGACTATATTGAGATACTCCGTGGCCGTTATTTATCCTCCACGCACAGCGTAGAGAAAAAAGCCACCGAGCAGGCCTTGCGCTTTGTTGACAGCTTTTTGGCGCGTCTTGATCATTTTAATGGCTTCGTTTCTTCGGTGTATCAGGCTGGAGATAAGCACCTGCAAAAAGAGACCCTCGGTGCCGTTGTTAAAATCTTCGCGGCTACGGCTGGCGCTGAATTGGCCTATCTCTATTTGGATCGCAAACAGCGTGGGTCGGAACAGGAGTTGGCTGCGGCGCAAACGATTTATCAGGAATTGAAGGTGGGGGTCTGA
- a CDS encoding methyltransferase domain-containing protein, translating to MHQSSYDKMALFKERFLKPEMALSVLDLGSQDVNGSYRAIFDEHNWRYTGMDMVAGNNVDLVVDNPYCWKELSSCSYDVVVSGQALEHIQYFWVTMLEVFRVLKPGGMCCLLAPSSGPEHRYPVDCWRIYPDGFSGLARFAQMDVLHVETQWQDLGYEDGSDVWHDSMLVAQRPRFSPWINVKARAKNRLQHVVLSYGLPKDSFVEQ from the coding sequence GTGCATCAAAGTTCTTATGACAAAATGGCTTTGTTCAAGGAGCGTTTTCTCAAACCTGAGATGGCCTTGTCCGTTCTCGATCTGGGTAGCCAGGACGTCAACGGTTCCTACCGGGCTATTTTTGACGAGCACAATTGGCGTTATACCGGGATGGATATGGTTGCCGGTAACAATGTTGATCTCGTGGTTGATAATCCTTATTGCTGGAAAGAGCTGAGCAGTTGTTCCTATGATGTGGTCGTTTCCGGGCAGGCACTGGAGCATATCCAATATTTCTGGGTGACAATGCTGGAGGTTTTTCGCGTCCTCAAGCCAGGAGGGATGTGTTGTCTCTTGGCACCGTCTTCCGGACCGGAACACCGTTACCCCGTCGATTGCTGGCGAATCTATCCGGATGGGTTTAGCGGCTTAGCCCGTTTTGCTCAGATGGATGTTCTCCATGTTGAAACGCAGTGGCAGGATCTTGGTTATGAGGATGGCAGCGATGTGTGGCATGATTCCATGCTGGTCGCACAGAGACCGCGTTTTTCTCCCTGGATTAATGTCAAGGCGAGAGCAAAAAATCGCCTACAGCATGTTGTCCTCTCCTATGGTCTGCCTAAAGACTCCTTTGTGGAGCAGTAA
- a CDS encoding ABC transporter ATP-binding protein codes for MDAPVLVAENLEKVYRLYDDPLDRLKEALHPLRKKYHRDFHALQKVSFSVKRGETLGILGKNGSGKSTLLKMLTGVLTPTAGHCVSSGRVLALLELGTGFNPELTGIENIYFNGMLLGATRKDMDDRLEAILDFADIGDFVYQPVKTYSSGMYVRLAFAVMANMDADILIIDEALSVGDAFFVQKCMRFLRNFMEHGTLVFVSHDMGAVTSLCERVLWLDHGCLKMDGSSKEVTEAYLADLYEAQQGTDVAAEEVLLPCEDGLNVVESAPLRDMRHDLITASTLRNDIEIFCFNDEGASFGKRGAEIIDVHLSDAQGQKLSWCVGGEDVILVIRCLARQDIGSAVIGFVVKDRLGQAIFSDNTFLSCRNKETSAHKGQQLEARFRFCMPVMPKGDYSISAAIADGTQNEHIQHHWLNDALIFKIQTSIVCQGVVGIPMQDISLIVD; via the coding sequence ATGGACGCGCCGGTTCTCGTTGCAGAAAACCTGGAGAAAGTGTATCGGCTTTATGATGATCCGCTTGATCGTCTTAAAGAAGCTCTGCATCCATTGCGCAAGAAATATCATCGCGATTTTCATGCCTTGCAGAAGGTCAGTTTTAGTGTAAAGCGTGGAGAGACGCTGGGGATTCTCGGTAAAAACGGTTCCGGGAAGTCAACATTGCTCAAGATGCTGACCGGTGTGTTGACGCCGACGGCAGGACATTGCGTTAGCAGTGGACGTGTGTTGGCTCTGCTTGAGCTGGGGACCGGGTTTAATCCTGAGTTGACCGGAATTGAAAACATCTATTTCAACGGCATGTTGCTTGGCGCGACACGCAAAGATATGGATGACCGATTGGAAGCGATTCTTGATTTTGCCGATATCGGGGATTTTGTTTATCAGCCGGTCAAAACCTATTCTAGCGGCATGTATGTCCGCCTGGCCTTCGCAGTCATGGCCAATATGGATGCCGATATCCTGATTATTGACGAGGCGCTCTCCGTCGGCGATGCCTTTTTCGTTCAGAAATGCATGCGTTTTTTACGCAATTTTATGGAACATGGAACACTGGTATTCGTCAGTCATGATATGGGGGCGGTGACCAGTTTGTGTGAACGGGTGCTGTGGCTTGACCATGGCTGTCTGAAGATGGATGGCTCGTCAAAAGAGGTCACCGAAGCTTATCTGGCGGATCTCTATGAAGCGCAGCAGGGCACGGACGTCGCTGCTGAGGAGGTGTTGTTGCCCTGCGAAGATGGCCTCAATGTGGTAGAGTCTGCTCCGTTACGCGACATGCGTCATGATTTGATCACGGCTTCCACCCTGAGAAATGACATAGAAATCTTTTGTTTTAATGATGAGGGCGCTTCTTTTGGCAAACGGGGTGCCGAGATTATCGATGTACATTTGAGTGATGCGCAGGGGCAGAAATTGTCGTGGTGTGTTGGTGGCGAGGATGTCATTCTCGTGATACGTTGTCTTGCTCGACAGGATATCGGCTCCGCAGTGATTGGTTTCGTCGTCAAAGATCGTCTCGGGCAGGCTATTTTCTCCGACAATACCTTTCTCAGCTGTCGCAATAAGGAGACGAGTGCTCACAAAGGGCAGCAGCTTGAAGCACGCTTCAGGTTTTGTATGCCGGTGATGCCGAAAGGCGATTACAGCATCAGTGCGGCCATTGCTGACGGCACGCAGAACGAGCATATTCAGCACCATTGGCTCAACGACGCACTTATTTTTAAAATTCAAACCAGCATAGTCTGTCAGGGCGTTGTCGGCATCCCCATGCAAGACATCTCTCTGATCGTCGACTAG
- a CDS encoding ABC transporter permease — protein MMWKAFVFFVVSLYRSRGLIVQLTARDFKTRYLGSYLGLIWAFVQPVVTIAIFWFVFEVGFKSAPVGDFPFILWLICGMIPWFFFADTVSMASNSIVENSHLVKKVVFRVSMLPLIKLLSALLIHVFFVAMIFAFFIAYGYAPSWCSLQVIYYSFCLCVLLIGLSWLSAALMVFLKDLGQMIAIGLQFGFWLTPIFWSLEMIPQGYRFYLKLNPFFYIVQGYRDSFIHHVWFWQHPVYTLYYWAVTLAVFVLGALVFTRLRPHFADVL, from the coding sequence ATGATGTGGAAGGCCTTTGTTTTTTTTGTTGTGTCCCTTTATCGCAGTCGTGGGTTGATTGTTCAGCTGACGGCGCGCGATTTTAAAACCCGCTACCTTGGGTCTTATCTCGGGTTGATCTGGGCCTTTGTTCAGCCTGTTGTTACCATTGCCATTTTCTGGTTTGTTTTTGAAGTGGGGTTTAAGTCCGCTCCGGTTGGTGACTTTCCTTTTATCTTATGGCTGATCTGCGGCATGATTCCCTGGTTTTTCTTTGCCGATACCGTATCTATGGCGAGCAATTCCATTGTTGAAAACAGCCACCTGGTCAAGAAAGTGGTTTTTCGCGTCAGCATGCTGCCTTTGATCAAGCTGCTGAGTGCGTTACTGATTCACGTCTTTTTTGTCGCCATGATTTTTGCTTTTTTTATCGCCTATGGCTATGCACCCTCGTGGTGTTCTCTGCAGGTGATTTATTATAGTTTCTGCCTGTGCGTCTTGTTGATCGGTTTGTCCTGGCTATCTGCCGCTCTTATGGTCTTCTTGAAAGATCTCGGGCAGATGATTGCCATTGGGTTGCAGTTCGGTTTCTGGCTGACGCCGATATTCTGGTCTTTGGAGATGATTCCGCAAGGATACCGCTTTTATCTGAAACTCAATCCGTTCTTTTATATTGTCCAGGGCTACCGCGACAGTTTTATCCATCATGTCTGGTTTTGGCAACATCCTGTCTATACCCTTTATTATTGGGCTGTGACATTGGCCGTGTTCGTGTTGGGCGCACTGGTTTTTACGCGGCTTCGTCCCCATTTTGCGGATGTGCTGTAA
- the rfbC gene encoding dTDP-4-dehydrorhamnose 3,5-epimerase yields the protein MQVIRTAIPELLILEPNVFGDERGFFMESFNQRSFDDAVGRPVDFVQDNHSRSSKGVLRGLHYQLPPAAQGKLVRCVVGEVYDVAVDLRTSSATFGQWVGVHLSAENKRQFWVPEGFAHGFCVLSDCAEFLYKTTNYYAPDCERSILWNDPQLAITWPQTVSPRLSAKDEQAGFFADADYFSC from the coding sequence ATGCAGGTGATCAGAACAGCTATTCCCGAGCTGTTGATTCTTGAGCCCAACGTGTTTGGTGATGAACGGGGCTTTTTTATGGAAAGTTTCAACCAGCGTAGCTTCGATGACGCTGTCGGGCGGCCGGTTGATTTTGTTCAGGACAACCATTCCCGTTCCAGCAAGGGGGTGTTGCGCGGTCTGCATTATCAGCTGCCGCCGGCAGCCCAGGGTAAACTGGTGCGTTGTGTTGTTGGTGAAGTCTATGACGTCGCGGTGGACTTGCGGACCTCTTCCGCAACCTTCGGCCAATGGGTTGGTGTCCATCTTTCCGCGGAGAATAAACGTCAGTTTTGGGTTCCTGAAGGGTTTGCCCACGGTTTCTGTGTTCTCAGTGACTGTGCTGAATTTCTTTATAAGACAACAAATTATTACGCCCCCGACTGTGAACGTTCCATCTTGTGGAATGATCCGCAGCTCGCCATTACCTGGCCGCAGACTGTCAGCCCCCGGCTTTCCGCCAAGGATGAGCAGGCAGGCTTTTTCGCTGACGCCGACTACTTCAGCTGCTAA